Proteins co-encoded in one Deltaproteobacteria bacterium genomic window:
- a CDS encoding response regulator, whose protein sequence is MTRVLVVEDSSTQAARLCLILESEGFTVEAVTDGEEGLERSLASG, encoded by the coding sequence ATGACCCGGGTTCTCGTCGTCGAGGACAGCTCGACGCAGGCCGCCCGGCTCTGCCTGATTCTCGAGTCGGAGGGCTTCACGGTCGAGGCCGTCACCGATGGGGAGGAGGGTCTCGAGCGCAGCCTCGCCTCGGGCTGA